From one Microbacterium sp. 10M-3C3 genomic stretch:
- a CDS encoding alpha/beta fold hydrolase — translation MDAAIPALTEVPPPQYVMVGDGVRLATYSWGDDDAPPVLAVHGFGSSTRDNWVNTGWVRELLRRGMRVLAVDQRGHGASDKPHDPQSYVMSALVHDLITVLDTYLLDSVRYLGYSLGGRVGWQFAVDHPEHVERAVLGGIPDGRPLSRLKVDQARAFAERGEPVEDAVTQRYVMLAERVPGNDLRALIAVAEGMRLGTTDPDPARPPLQPVLFATGSEDPILEQSRRLAGLTPHGEFFEIPGRHHTNAPGSRDFRTAGADYIAA, via the coding sequence ATGGATGCTGCGATCCCGGCGCTGACCGAGGTCCCCCCGCCCCAGTACGTCATGGTCGGCGATGGCGTGCGCCTCGCCACCTACTCGTGGGGCGACGACGACGCGCCGCCCGTGCTGGCCGTGCACGGGTTCGGCTCGAGCACGCGCGACAACTGGGTGAACACGGGCTGGGTGCGGGAGCTCCTGCGCCGCGGGATGCGCGTGCTCGCCGTCGACCAGCGCGGGCACGGCGCGAGCGACAAGCCGCACGACCCGCAGTCCTACGTCATGTCGGCGCTCGTGCACGACCTCATCACGGTGCTCGACACATACCTGCTCGACAGCGTGCGCTACCTCGGCTACTCGCTCGGCGGGCGGGTCGGGTGGCAGTTCGCCGTCGACCATCCCGAGCACGTCGAGCGCGCGGTGTTGGGCGGCATCCCCGACGGCCGCCCGCTGTCGCGGCTCAAAGTCGATCAGGCGCGCGCGTTCGCCGAGCGCGGCGAGCCGGTCGAGGATGCGGTGACCCAGCGATACGTCATGCTCGCCGAGCGCGTGCCGGGCAACGACCTGCGCGCGCTCATCGCCGTGGCGGAGGGGATGCGTCTCGGCACGACCGACCCCGACCCCGCCCGCCCGCCGCTGCAGCCGGTCCTTTTCGCCACCGGCTCGGAGGATCCGATCCTCGAGCAGTCGCGCCGTCTGGCCGGCCTCACCCCCCACGGCGAGTTCTTCGAGATCCCCGGCCGGCACCACACGAACGCGCCCGGGTCGCGCGATTTCCGCACCGCCGGAGCCGACTACATCGCGGCCTGA
- a CDS encoding ATP-dependent Clp protease ATP-binding subunit, producing MFERFTDRARRVVVLAQEEAKMLNHNYIGTEHILLGLIHEGEGVAAKALESLGISLDAVREQVQDIIGQGQQQPTGHIPFTPRAKKVLELSLREALQLGHNYIGTEHILLGLIREGEGVAAQVLVKLGADLNKVRQQVIQLLSGYQGKEPAGVATGAGEQQTGGAQGGSQVLDQFGRNLTQAARDNKLDPVIGREKEIERVMQILSRRSKNNPVLIGEPGVGKTAVVEGLAQAIVKGDVPETLKDKQLYSLDLGSLIAGSRYRGDFEERLKKVTKEIRTRGDIIVFIDEIHTLVGAGAAEGAIDAASILKPLLARGELQTIGATTLDEYRKHFEKDAALERRFQPIQVAEPSLPHAINILKGLRDRYEAHHKVQITDGAIVAAANLADRYISDRFLPDKAIDLIDEAGARLRLSILSSPPELREFDEKIAKVREQKEQASEEQDFEKAASLRDEEKSLLAERLRLEKQWRSGDVASHAIVDEGLIAEVLAQATGIPVFKLTEEESSRLVFMEKALHQRVIGQEEAIAALSKTIRRQRAGLKDPKRPSGSFIFAGPTGVGKTELAKALAEFLFDDEGALISLDMSEFGEKHTVSRLFGAPPGFVGFEEGGQLTEKVRRKPFSVVLFDEIEKAHPDIFNSLLQILEEGRLTDGQGRVVDFKNTVIIMTTNLGARDIAGGPVGFQVEGDNATSYDRMKGKVNEELKRHFKPEFLNRVDDIIVFPQLSKDELVQIVDLFTKRLSERLLDRDMTIELSQAAKERLIEIGFDPALGARPLRRAMQHEVEDRLSEKILHGELESGDHVKVDAQNGEFVFEHGPRGEKVAIGVGTGGEISATPDIVAGS from the coding sequence ATGTTCGAGAGATTCACCGACCGTGCCCGTCGTGTGGTTGTGCTCGCCCAGGAAGAGGCGAAGATGCTCAACCACAACTACATCGGCACCGAGCACATCCTGCTCGGGCTGATCCACGAGGGCGAGGGCGTCGCCGCGAAGGCGCTGGAGTCGCTCGGCATCTCGCTCGACGCCGTCCGCGAGCAGGTCCAGGACATCATCGGCCAGGGCCAGCAGCAGCCGACCGGCCACATCCCCTTCACGCCCCGTGCGAAGAAGGTGCTCGAGCTGTCGCTGCGCGAAGCGCTGCAGCTCGGCCACAACTACATCGGCACGGAGCACATCCTGCTCGGCCTCATCCGCGAGGGCGAGGGCGTCGCCGCCCAGGTGCTCGTCAAGCTCGGCGCCGACCTCAACAAGGTGCGTCAGCAGGTCATCCAGCTGCTCTCGGGCTACCAGGGCAAGGAGCCCGCGGGCGTCGCCACCGGCGCCGGCGAGCAGCAGACCGGCGGCGCGCAGGGCGGTTCGCAGGTGCTCGACCAGTTCGGTCGCAACCTCACGCAGGCCGCGCGCGACAACAAGCTCGACCCGGTCATCGGGCGCGAGAAGGAGATCGAGCGCGTGATGCAGATCCTCTCGCGCCGCTCGAAGAACAACCCCGTCCTCATCGGCGAGCCCGGCGTCGGCAAGACCGCCGTCGTCGAGGGCCTCGCGCAGGCGATCGTGAAGGGCGACGTGCCCGAGACGCTCAAGGACAAGCAGCTCTACTCGCTCGACCTCGGCTCGCTCATCGCCGGTTCCCGCTACCGCGGCGACTTCGAGGAGCGGCTGAAGAAGGTCACCAAGGAGATCCGCACGCGCGGCGACATCATCGTCTTCATCGACGAGATCCACACCCTCGTGGGTGCCGGTGCCGCCGAGGGCGCGATCGATGCGGCGAGCATCCTCAAGCCCCTCCTCGCCCGCGGCGAGCTCCAGACGATCGGCGCCACGACGCTCGACGAGTACCGCAAGCACTTCGAGAAGGATGCCGCGCTCGAGCGCCGCTTCCAGCCGATCCAGGTGGCCGAGCCGAGCCTGCCCCACGCGATCAACATCCTGAAGGGGCTGCGCGACCGCTACGAGGCGCACCACAAGGTGCAGATCACCGACGGCGCGATCGTCGCCGCCGCGAACCTCGCCGACCGCTACATCAGCGACCGGTTCCTCCCCGATAAGGCGATCGACCTGATCGACGAGGCCGGCGCTCGCCTGCGTCTGTCGATCCTGTCGAGCCCGCCGGAGCTGCGCGAGTTCGACGAGAAGATCGCCAAGGTCCGCGAGCAGAAGGAGCAGGCCTCCGAGGAGCAGGACTTCGAGAAGGCCGCGTCGCTGCGCGACGAGGAGAAGTCGCTGCTCGCCGAGCGTCTGCGCCTGGAGAAGCAGTGGCGCTCGGGCGACGTCGCGTCGCACGCGATCGTCGACGAGGGCCTGATCGCGGAGGTGCTCGCGCAGGCCACCGGCATCCCGGTGTTCAAGCTCACGGAGGAGGAGTCCAGCCGGCTCGTCTTCATGGAGAAGGCGCTGCACCAGCGCGTCATCGGTCAGGAGGAGGCGATCGCCGCCCTCTCCAAGACGATCCGTCGTCAGCGTGCCGGCCTGAAGGACCCCAAGCGCCCCTCGGGCTCGTTCATCTTCGCCGGCCCCACCGGCGTCGGGAAGACGGAGCTGGCCAAGGCGCTCGCCGAGTTCCTCTTCGACGACGAGGGCGCGCTGATCTCCCTCGACATGTCGGAGTTCGGTGAGAAGCACACCGTGTCGCGTCTGTTCGGCGCCCCTCCCGGATTCGTCGGATTCGAAGAGGGCGGCCAGCTGACGGAGAAGGTGCGCCGCAAGCCTTTCTCGGTCGTGCTGTTCGACGAGATCGAGAAGGCCCACCCCGACATCTTCAACTCGCTGCTGCAGATCCTCGAGGAGGGTCGCCTCACCGACGGTCAGGGCCGCGTCGTCGACTTCAAGAACACCGTCATCATCATGACGACCAACCTGGGTGCCCGCGACATCGCCGGCGGCCCGGTCGGGTTCCAGGTCGAGGGTGACAACGCCACGTCGTACGACCGCATGAAGGGCAAGGTCAACGAGGAGCTGAAGCGTCACTTCAAGCCCGAGTTCCTCAACCGCGTCGACGACATCATCGTGTTCCCGCAGCTGAGCAAGGACGAGCTCGTGCAGATCGTGGATCTGTTCACCAAGCGCCTGTCCGAGCGTCTGCTCGACCGCGACATGACGATCGAGCTGTCGCAGGCGGCGAAGGAGCGTCTCATCGAGATCGGATTCGACCCGGCTCTCGGCGCCCGGCCGCTGCGTCGCGCGATGCAGCACGAGGTCGAGGACCGTCTCAGCGAGAAGATCCTGCACGGCGAGCTGGAGTCCGGCGACCACGTGAAGGTCGACGCCCAGAACGGCGAGTTCGTCTTCGAGCACGGTCCGCGCGGCGAGAAGGTCGCGATCGGCGTCGGCACCGGCGGGGAGATCTCCGCCACGCCCGACATCGTCGCGGGCAGCTGA
- a CDS encoding amino-acid N-acetyltransferase yields MSTYTVRHARTADVRGIHELLEPYVRRRILLGKDLVLLYESVQEFVVAEEDATGRLIGCGALHVIWEDLAEVRTLIVSDDWLHRGVGRRLVEALEERARRIGVSRLFCLTFEVEFFTRRGFAPIGEQVVDPDVYSQLVRSPDEGVAEFLDLAHVKPNTLGNTRMLKTL; encoded by the coding sequence ATGAGCACGTACACGGTCCGCCACGCACGCACGGCGGATGTCCGCGGCATCCACGAGCTCCTCGAGCCCTACGTACGCCGGCGGATCCTCCTGGGGAAGGATCTCGTGCTGCTGTACGAATCCGTGCAGGAGTTCGTCGTCGCGGAGGAGGACGCGACCGGGCGGCTCATCGGATGCGGCGCGCTCCACGTCATCTGGGAGGACCTGGCCGAAGTGCGCACGCTCATCGTCTCCGACGACTGGCTGCACCGCGGCGTCGGGCGGCGACTCGTCGAGGCGCTCGAGGAGCGCGCGCGGCGGATCGGCGTGAGTCGCCTGTTCTGCCTCACGTTCGAGGTCGAGTTCTTCACGCGGCGCGGTTTCGCGCCGATCGGGGAGCAGGTCGTCGATCCCGACGTCTACTCGCAGCTGGTGCGCAGCCCCGACGAGGGCGTCGCGGAGTTCCTCGACCTCGCTCACGTGAAGCCGAACACGCTCGGCAACACGCGCATGCTCAAGACGCTCTGA
- a CDS encoding amino acid permease, whose protein sequence is MSESQSAAQKVAGATYTRAGAGYFEKRTLKRSAGVWGLWGLAVAAVISGDFSGWNFGIGFAGFGGMLIAFAILVAMYYGMIFSIGEMAAAMPHTGGAYSFARSAMGPWGGLVTGAAETIEYVATTAVIVFFSASYVNGILEPLLGITLPGWLLYIILYAVFIALNAAGANISFRFAIVVSIISIGILVVFTVMALFSPALDWGSLWNIAPDPGWNAFLPHGVLPILFALPFAMWFFLGIEELPLAAEESHNPVRDIPRAGFWARGTLIVTGLLVLFFNTALLGAEDTGAADQGEPLLNGFRAMVGDQAAAVLALFALIGLLASLQGIMFAYGRNMYSLSRAGYYPRFLSLTGKRQTPWVALVVGAVIGFVALVVLDLLASLNEGAGALAGAIVLNIAVWGAVVAYLLQMIAFILLRRKFPDAARPYRSPWGVPGAVIAIVIAALIFLGFLLNPTFLPAIIAIAIVYAILLVGFGVYFRHRLVLSPEEEYALSGGTHGDPQAEGYDAMEGEVFGETERRP, encoded by the coding sequence ATGTCCGAGTCACAGAGTGCCGCGCAAAAGGTCGCCGGCGCCACCTATACCCGCGCCGGCGCGGGCTACTTCGAGAAGCGCACGCTCAAGCGGTCGGCGGGCGTCTGGGGCCTGTGGGGTCTCGCCGTCGCGGCCGTCATCTCGGGCGACTTCTCCGGCTGGAACTTCGGCATCGGCTTCGCCGGGTTCGGCGGCATGCTCATCGCCTTCGCGATCCTCGTGGCGATGTACTACGGCATGATCTTCTCGATCGGCGAGATGGCCGCCGCGATGCCGCACACCGGCGGGGCGTACTCGTTCGCGCGGTCTGCGATGGGCCCGTGGGGGGGCCTTGTCACCGGCGCCGCCGAGACGATCGAGTACGTCGCGACCACCGCCGTCATCGTGTTCTTCTCCGCCAGCTACGTCAACGGCATCCTCGAGCCGCTGCTGGGGATCACCCTCCCCGGCTGGCTGCTGTACATCATCCTGTACGCCGTCTTCATCGCCCTGAACGCCGCCGGCGCGAACATCTCGTTCCGCTTCGCGATCGTGGTGTCCATCATCTCGATCGGCATCCTCGTCGTCTTCACGGTCATGGCGCTCTTCTCCCCGGCGCTGGACTGGGGGTCGCTGTGGAACATCGCGCCCGACCCGGGCTGGAACGCCTTCCTCCCCCACGGCGTTCTGCCGATCCTGTTCGCCCTCCCGTTCGCGATGTGGTTCTTCCTCGGCATCGAGGAGCTGCCGCTCGCGGCGGAGGAGTCGCACAACCCCGTCCGCGACATCCCGCGCGCCGGGTTCTGGGCGCGCGGCACCCTCATCGTCACGGGCCTGCTCGTGCTGTTCTTCAACACCGCCCTCCTCGGCGCGGAGGACACCGGAGCCGCCGACCAGGGCGAGCCGCTGCTCAACGGCTTCCGCGCCATGGTGGGCGATCAGGCCGCCGCCGTGCTCGCGCTCTTCGCGCTCATCGGCCTGCTCGCGTCGCTGCAGGGCATCATGTTCGCCTACGGCCGGAACATGTACTCGCTCTCGCGCGCCGGCTACTACCCGCGCTTCCTCTCGCTCACCGGCAAGCGTCAGACGCCGTGGGTGGCGCTGGTCGTCGGCGCGGTGATCGGCTTCGTCGCCCTCGTCGTGCTCGATCTGCTCGCGTCGCTCAACGAGGGCGCCGGCGCGCTCGCCGGGGCGATCGTGCTGAACATCGCGGTGTGGGGCGCGGTCGTGGCCTACCTGCTGCAGATGATCGCCTTCATCCTGCTTCGGCGGAAGTTCCCCGACGCCGCGCGCCCCTATCGCAGCCCGTGGGGCGTGCCCGGAGCGGTGATCGCGATCGTCATCGCGGCGCTCATCTTCCTCGGCTTCCTTCTCAACCCGACGTTCCTCCCGGCGATCATCGCGATCGCGATCGTGTACGCGATCCTGCTGGTCGGGTTCGGCGTGTACTTCCGGCACCGCCTCGTGCTCTCGCCCGAGGAGGAGTACGCGCTCTCCGGCGGCACGCACGGCGACCCGCAGGCGGAGGGCTACGACGCGATGGAGGGCGAGGTGTTCGGCGAGACCGAGCGCAGACCCTGA
- a CDS encoding glutamine synthetase family protein, giving the protein MAGNLTAGELDAAIEAGEIDTVIVGFPDAQGRLVGKRVSARFWRDEVLPHGAEACNYLLSVDVDLNTVDGYAMSSWETGYGDMLLRPDLSTLRRLPWQPGTALVFADLAWGHEGDAVAPSPRSILNAQRERLATEGLIAYAGTELEFIVFDDSYRDAWAKRYQGLTPSTDYNVDYNLLATTRLEPLLRDIRVGMEGAGLYCEGVKGECNFGQQEIAFRYAEVLETADNHTLYKNGAKEIADRHGKALTFMAKFNEREGNSCHIHLSVRGQDGAAVMAGDGPHGFSPLMEHWIAGVLVTLREFTLLYAPTINSYKRYAKGSFAPTGVAWGIDNRTCALRVVGQGSSLRVENRVPGGDVNPYLALSAIIAGGLHGVRNELPLPAPLTGNAYDNDVEHLPTTLREAAELFAGSTVAREAFGDEVVAHYLNQARIEVEAFDAAVTDWERIRGFERL; this is encoded by the coding sequence ATGGCCGGCAATCTCACGGCGGGCGAACTGGATGCCGCGATCGAGGCGGGCGAGATCGACACCGTCATCGTCGGCTTCCCCGATGCGCAGGGGCGCCTCGTCGGCAAGCGCGTGTCGGCGCGCTTCTGGCGCGACGAAGTGCTGCCGCACGGCGCCGAGGCGTGCAACTACCTGCTATCGGTCGACGTGGACCTGAACACGGTCGACGGGTATGCGATGTCGAGCTGGGAGACCGGCTACGGCGACATGCTGCTGCGTCCCGATCTCTCGACGCTGCGGCGCCTGCCGTGGCAGCCGGGGACCGCGCTCGTGTTCGCCGACCTCGCGTGGGGACACGAGGGCGACGCCGTCGCGCCCTCGCCTCGCAGCATCCTGAACGCGCAGCGCGAGCGGCTGGCCACCGAGGGCCTGATCGCGTACGCCGGGACCGAGCTCGAGTTCATCGTGTTCGACGACTCCTACCGCGACGCGTGGGCCAAGCGCTACCAAGGGCTGACACCCTCGACCGACTACAACGTGGACTACAACCTCCTCGCCACGACGCGGCTCGAACCGCTGCTGCGCGACATCCGCGTCGGCATGGAGGGGGCGGGGCTGTACTGCGAGGGCGTGAAGGGCGAGTGCAACTTCGGGCAGCAGGAGATCGCGTTCCGCTACGCCGAGGTGCTCGAGACGGCCGACAACCACACGCTGTACAAGAACGGCGCGAAGGAGATCGCCGACCGGCACGGCAAGGCGCTCACGTTCATGGCGAAGTTCAACGAGCGCGAGGGCAACAGCTGCCACATCCACCTGTCGGTGCGGGGGCAGGACGGCGCCGCCGTCATGGCCGGCGACGGTCCGCACGGCTTCAGCCCGCTCATGGAGCACTGGATCGCCGGCGTGCTGGTGACCCTGCGCGAGTTCACGCTGCTGTACGCGCCCACGATCAACTCTTACAAGCGCTACGCGAAGGGCTCCTTCGCCCCGACCGGCGTCGCGTGGGGCATCGACAACCGCACGTGCGCGCTGCGGGTCGTCGGGCAAGGGTCGTCGCTGCGCGTGGAGAACCGCGTGCCCGGCGGCGACGTCAACCCCTACCTCGCGCTGTCGGCGATCATCGCCGGCGGACTGCACGGCGTGCGCAACGAGCTGCCGCTGCCGGCGCCCCTGACCGGCAACGCATACGACAACGACGTCGAGCACCTCCCGACCACCCTGCGCGAAGCGGCGGAGCTCTTCGCCGGCTCGACCGTCGCCCGTGAGGCGTTCGGAGACGAGGTCGTCGCGCACTATCTGAACCAGGCGCGCATCGAGGTCGAGGCCTTCGACGCCGCCGTGACCGACTGGGAGCGGATCCGTGGCTTCGAGCGGCTCTGA
- a CDS encoding gamma-glutamyl-gamma-aminobutyrate hydrolase family protein — MASSGSDATGVRTPVIGLTTYLERAKQGVWDVRASFLPEQYLDGVTSSGGAAVLLPPQARPDAAAQVVLDGLDGLVLTGGLDVQPELYGAERHPLTDPARPDRDAWELALLRGARERGMPVFGICRGLQLINVALGGTLHQHLPEALGTERYRIGGGVFAENTVRVEDGTRLAGLVGAGELAVHSYHHQGVDRVGDGLVVTARTDDGLVQAFETPDASYLVAVQWHPEENSADRRLFAGLVAAASAFAESRQGVPA, encoded by the coding sequence GTGGCTTCGAGCGGCTCTGACGCGACCGGGGTGCGCACGCCGGTCATCGGGCTCACGACCTACCTCGAGCGCGCGAAGCAGGGCGTGTGGGACGTGCGCGCGTCGTTCCTGCCCGAGCAGTACCTCGACGGCGTCACCTCGTCGGGCGGCGCCGCGGTGCTCCTGCCGCCGCAGGCGCGGCCGGATGCAGCCGCCCAGGTCGTGCTCGACGGTCTCGACGGGCTCGTGCTGACGGGCGGCCTTGACGTGCAGCCCGAGCTGTACGGCGCCGAGCGCCACCCGCTGACCGATCCGGCGCGCCCCGACCGCGACGCGTGGGAGCTGGCCCTCCTGCGCGGTGCGCGCGAGCGCGGGATGCCGGTCTTCGGCATCTGCCGCGGGCTGCAGCTCATCAACGTCGCCCTCGGCGGCACGCTGCACCAGCACCTTCCCGAAGCGCTCGGCACCGAGCGGTACCGCATCGGCGGCGGCGTCTTCGCCGAGAACACCGTGCGCGTCGAGGACGGCACGCGCCTGGCCGGGCTGGTGGGCGCGGGCGAGCTCGCCGTGCACAGCTACCACCACCAGGGCGTCGACCGCGTAGGTGACGGGCTCGTCGTCACGGCACGCACCGACGACGGACTCGTGCAGGCTTTCGAGACGCCCGACGCGTCGTACCTCGTCGCGGTGCAGTGGCACCCCGAGGAGAACTCCGCCGATCGCCGGCTGTTCGCGGGGCTCGTCGCCGCCGCATCCGCTTTCGCCGAGAGCCGTCAGGGGGTGCCGGCGTGA
- a CDS encoding aldehyde dehydrogenase family protein, translating into MSAFTVVNPATGRPIRDVELATEAQVDDAVRRALAAQRAWAALAPVARADALRAFAGVVEAHVDELAALEVANSGHPIGSARWEAGHVAQVLNYYAGAPERLLGSQIPVAGGIDVTFHEPYGVVGIIVPWNFPMTIAAWGFAPALAAGNAVVLKPAELTPLTALRLGELAREAGLPDDLFQVIPGAGPVVGRRFTTHPDVHMVVFTGSTAVGTEVAAECARMLKPVTLELGGKSANIVFADADLEGAAASAPAAVFDNAGQDCCARSRILVQRSVYDRFLELLEPAVHAWRVGDPALETTEMGPLISAGQRDRVAGFLDGVDVAFRGAAPEGDGFWLAPTVVHASPGDRIAQEEVFGPVVAVMPFEDEADAVRLANDTRYGLAGSIWTENLGRAVRVSRGVRSGVLSVNSHSSVRYATPFGGMKASGLGRELGPDAAEHFTETKNVFYATEGQDTA; encoded by the coding sequence GTGAGCGCCTTCACGGTCGTGAACCCCGCCACCGGGCGGCCCATCCGCGACGTCGAGCTCGCGACCGAGGCGCAGGTCGACGACGCCGTGCGGCGTGCGCTCGCCGCGCAGCGCGCGTGGGCGGCCCTCGCCCCGGTCGCCCGCGCCGACGCGCTCCGCGCCTTCGCGGGGGTCGTCGAGGCGCACGTCGACGAGCTGGCCGCGCTCGAGGTCGCCAACTCCGGCCACCCGATCGGCTCGGCGCGCTGGGAGGCCGGTCACGTCGCGCAGGTGCTCAACTACTACGCCGGCGCGCCCGAGCGGCTGCTCGGCAGCCAGATCCCCGTCGCCGGCGGCATCGACGTCACCTTCCACGAGCCGTACGGGGTCGTGGGGATCATCGTGCCGTGGAACTTCCCCATGACGATCGCCGCATGGGGCTTCGCGCCGGCGCTCGCCGCGGGCAACGCGGTCGTGCTCAAGCCCGCCGAGCTGACGCCCCTCACCGCGCTGCGGCTCGGCGAGCTGGCCCGCGAAGCCGGCCTCCCCGACGACCTGTTCCAGGTGATCCCGGGCGCCGGGCCCGTCGTCGGCCGGCGCTTCACCACCCACCCCGACGTGCACATGGTCGTCTTCACGGGATCGACCGCGGTCGGCACGGAGGTCGCGGCCGAGTGCGCACGGATGCTGAAGCCGGTCACGCTCGAGCTCGGCGGCAAGAGCGCCAACATCGTCTTCGCCGACGCCGACCTCGAGGGCGCCGCCGCGAGCGCGCCCGCCGCGGTGTTCGACAACGCCGGGCAGGACTGTTGCGCGCGCAGCCGCATCCTCGTGCAGCGCAGCGTGTACGACCGGTTCCTCGAGCTCCTCGAGCCCGCCGTGCACGCGTGGCGCGTCGGCGATCCGGCGCTCGAGACGACCGAGATGGGCCCGCTCATCTCCGCCGGCCAGCGCGACCGCGTCGCCGGCTTCCTCGACGGCGTCGACGTCGCCTTCCGCGGCGCTGCGCCCGAGGGCGACGGCTTCTGGCTCGCCCCGACGGTCGTGCACGCGTCGCCGGGCGACCGCATCGCGCAGGAGGAGGTGTTCGGGCCGGTCGTCGCGGTCATGCCCTTCGAGGACGAGGCCGACGCCGTGCGCCTCGCGAACGACACGCGCTACGGGCTGGCCGGCTCCATCTGGACCGAGAACCTCGGGCGGGCCGTGCGCGTGTCGCGGGGCGTCCGCAGCGGCGTGCTGTCGGTGAACTCGCACTCTTCGGTGCGCTACGCCACGCCCTTCGGCGGCATGAAGGCCTCGGGACTCGGCCGGGAGCTCGGCCCCGACGCCGCCGAGCACTTCACTGAGACCAAGAACGTCTTCTACGCCACCGAAGGACAGGACACCGCATGA
- a CDS encoding 3-oxoacyl-ACP reductase, giving the protein MTIDLTQRLGGRVAIITGGASGIGLATARRFAAEGARVVIADLDPVAGERAAAEVDGVFRRVDVADEASVDALFDGVAADLGSVDIAFNNAGISPADDDSIETTELPAWDRVQDVNLKSVYLCSRAALRHMVPVGRGSIINTASFVALLGSATSQISYTASKGGVLAMTRELGVQFARQGIRVNALCPGPVNTPLLQELFAKDPERAQRRLVHVPMGRFAEPEELAAAVAFLASDDASFITATAFVVDGGITNAYVTPL; this is encoded by the coding sequence ATGACCATCGACCTCACTCAGCGCCTCGGCGGCCGCGTCGCCATCATCACCGGCGGGGCGAGCGGGATCGGGCTCGCCACGGCTCGCCGTTTCGCGGCCGAGGGTGCGCGCGTGGTGATCGCCGACCTCGACCCGGTCGCGGGCGAGCGTGCCGCCGCCGAGGTGGACGGCGTCTTCCGTCGCGTCGACGTCGCCGACGAGGCATCCGTGGATGCGCTGTTCGACGGCGTGGCCGCCGATCTCGGGTCCGTTGACATCGCGTTCAACAACGCCGGCATCTCCCCGGCCGACGACGACTCGATCGAGACGACCGAGCTGCCCGCGTGGGATCGCGTGCAGGACGTCAACCTCAAGAGCGTCTACCTGTGCTCCCGCGCGGCACTGCGCCACATGGTGCCCGTCGGCCGCGGGTCGATCATCAACACGGCGTCGTTCGTCGCGCTCCTGGGCTCGGCCACCTCGCAGATCAGCTACACCGCGTCGAAGGGCGGCGTGCTGGCGATGACCCGCGAGCTCGGCGTGCAGTTCGCCCGCCAGGGCATTCGCGTCAACGCGCTGTGCCCCGGGCCGGTCAACACCCCCCTGCTGCAAGAGCTGTTCGCGAAGGACCCCGAGCGCGCACAGCGCCGGCTCGTGCACGTGCCGATGGGGCGCTTCGCCGAGCCGGAGGAGCTCGCCGCGGCCGTCGCGTTCCTCGCCTCCGACGACGCGTCGTTCATCACGGCGACGGCGTTCGTCGTCGACGGCGGCATCACCAACGCGTACGTGACCCCGCTGTGA
- a CDS encoding GntR family transcriptional regulator — protein sequence MTEAPLTDLRRAVYRPVRQGNALEDTVARLIQTVRLGVVAPGESLPSERELAALYGVSRDTVREAIRELADAGYLESRRGRYGGTFIADPPPRPAAPPRVPAAELDDVLGMRRVIETGAARFAAARTLSRADRDALRARYEAAASAPADDYRRADTLLHLAIAELAGVPSLVPLAVENRARINAWLDTFPLLPRNIEHSDAQHERIVAAILSGREDAAAAAVAEHLAGSEALLRGFLG from the coding sequence ATGACCGAGGCGCCCCTCACCGACCTCCGCCGGGCCGTGTACCGGCCGGTGCGGCAGGGCAACGCGCTCGAGGACACCGTCGCGCGGCTGATCCAGACCGTGCGGCTCGGCGTCGTCGCGCCGGGGGAGTCGCTGCCCTCCGAGCGCGAGCTCGCCGCGCTGTACGGCGTCAGCCGCGATACCGTGCGCGAGGCGATCCGCGAGCTCGCCGACGCCGGCTACCTCGAGTCGCGCCGCGGCCGGTACGGCGGCACGTTCATCGCCGATCCGCCGCCCCGGCCCGCCGCGCCGCCGCGTGTGCCCGCCGCCGAGCTCGACGATGTGCTCGGGATGCGCCGGGTCATCGAGACCGGCGCAGCGCGCTTCGCCGCGGCGCGGACGCTGTCGCGCGCCGACCGCGACGCGCTCCGCGCGCGGTACGAGGCCGCCGCATCCGCCCCAGCCGACGACTATCGGCGCGCCGACACCCTCCTGCACCTCGCGATCGCCGAGCTCGCCGGCGTCCCGTCGCTCGTGCCGCTGGCGGTCGAGAACCGCGCGCGCATCAACGCGTGGCTCGACACGTTCCCGCTCCTGCCGCGCAACATCGAGCACTCCGACGCGCAGCACGAGCGGATCGTCGCGGCGATCCTGTCGGGTCGCGAGGATGCGGCGGCCGCGGCGGTCGCCGAGCACCTCGCCGGGTCGGAGGCGCTCCTGCGCGGGTTCCTCGGCTGA